In Cycloclasticus sp., a single genomic region encodes these proteins:
- a CDS encoding DUF1456 family protein, with product MTNNDILRRLRYTFNFNDSKMIEIFKLAECEVTREQISNWLKKDDDEAYTSCGDIQFSTFLNGLISDRRGKQDGPAQKPEAKLTNNIVLRKLKIAFDMKNEDVLAFLSSNGLFISKHELSAFFRRTDHKHYRPCKDQVLRNFLQGLQAKYRPSSAED from the coding sequence GTGACCAATAACGATATTTTACGCCGCCTTCGCTACACCTTTAACTTCAATGACTCAAAAATGATTGAGATTTTCAAGTTAGCAGAGTGCGAGGTCACCCGCGAACAGATCAGCAATTGGTTAAAAAAAGATGATGACGAAGCGTACACTAGCTGTGGCGACATTCAGTTTTCAACTTTTCTAAACGGCCTCATCAGTGACAGACGTGGCAAGCAGGATGGCCCAGCACAAAAGCCAGAGGCAAAACTGACTAATAATATTGTATTACGCAAACTTAAAATCGCCTTCGACATGAAAAACGAAGATGTTTTAGCGTTTTTATCGTCAAACGGTTTATTCATTAGTAAACATGAGCTCAGCGCATTTTTCCGTCGTACAGACCACAAACACTACCGTCCATGTAAAGATCAAGTTCTACGAAATTTTTTACAAGGCTTACAAGCGAAGTACCGACCTAGTTCAGCCGAAGACTAA
- a CDS encoding CoA pyrophosphatase, with protein sequence MKREQIIQSLEPLANLQNWSHKKRDDGLNNAAVLIPLVAREEWQVLLTKRTDHLNHHAGQVSFPGGRADATDLSPVHTALRETEEEVGIQRGLIDVVGIIEPFLTVTNFNVIPIVGFVDPSFTLDIDEFEVADVFEVPLSILAEQSRYQQKEIFWQGQNRVYWELMYNDFQIWGATAAMLYAFAGRLSAQQKR encoded by the coding sequence CGCGAACAGATTATTCAATCGTTAGAACCACTGGCAAACCTTCAAAACTGGTCGCATAAGAAGCGCGATGACGGGCTAAATAATGCGGCTGTACTGATTCCTTTAGTGGCGCGAGAAGAATGGCAGGTGTTGTTAACTAAGCGCACGGACCATTTAAACCACCATGCTGGACAAGTGAGTTTTCCTGGCGGGCGTGCGGATGCGACAGATCTTTCGCCAGTGCATACAGCGCTGCGAGAAACCGAAGAAGAAGTGGGTATTCAGCGAGGTTTAATTGACGTTGTCGGTATTATCGAGCCCTTTTTAACGGTAACAAACTTCAATGTTATTCCTATTGTGGGATTTGTTGACCCTTCTTTTACACTTGATATCGATGAATTTGAAGTAGCCGATGTGTTTGAGGTGCCGCTATCCATTTTGGCAGAGCAATCACGTTATCAGCAAAAAGAAATCTTTTGGCAAGGCCAAAATAGGGTGTATTGGGAGCTGATGTACAACGATTTCCAAATATGGGGTGCTACCGCCGCTATGCTGTACGCCTTTGCCGGTCGCTTAAGCGCTCAGCAGAAAAGGTAG
- the pepN gene encoding aminopeptidase N: protein MPNTAAKTIYLKDYTVPEFLISHTELHFDLSAEDTYVRSRLNIHRNPDCKKDRPDLVLVGEELSLVSISIDGETLSSEKFSVDDKTLTIENPSDEFILEITNRINPSKNTALSGLYESNTMLCTQCEAEGFRRITWFLDRPDVMSIFTVTIVADKDNYPILLSNGNCSGRSNAGELENNKHWTSWHDPFPKPCYLFALVAGDLACLSDTFTTCSGRDIALEVYVEEHDLDKTQHAMQSLKNAMRWDEEAFGREYDLDLYMIVAVSHFNMGAMENKGLNVFNTKYVLASEKTATDSDFENIEAVIGHEYFHNWSGNRVTCRDWFQLSLKEGFTVFRDQQFTAHQTSDAVKRIKDVNMLRTHQFAEDASPLSHPIRPESFVEINNFYTLTIYEKGAEVVRMLHTLLGESGFRKGCDLYFQRHDGEAVTTEDFIAALEDANDINFSQFKNWYGQAGTPVVAVSTTYDQDKKTYTLSFTQRDTTTAGQPIKEAFHIPISIGLINNNGEELDLGHGQTSNVLELTESKQSFTFSNISTEPTASILRGFSAPIKLQQTLSIEQKIHLFQHDSDPFNRWEAGQNCLSHFIFNTVDAIQQKQPSPALPDALINAFRTILQQPLADLAYQTLLLSLPAKAYLAEQMEVIDIDALYQAHHIVKQALASSLEDLWLSHYHDNHRVVAGNDPQSIAQRSFKNLCLDYLMALDNDGSRAICIKQFESAQNMTDQIAALGQLSHLETSKNIAYFNAFYQQWTNEDLVIDKWFALQACSEKMDALEGIKKLLDHPLFDMKTPNRVRSLIGAFASANPLHFNAKDGSGYKFIADNIITLDAINPQIAARLANSLSRWKKFDIARQQLIKAQLSRIQSHRPLSNDVLEIVTRSINA from the coding sequence ATGCCTAACACTGCTGCAAAAACCATTTACTTAAAAGACTACACCGTACCCGAGTTTCTCATCAGTCATACCGAACTGCATTTTGACTTATCGGCCGAAGACACCTACGTGCGCTCTCGCCTGAATATCCACCGCAACCCTGACTGCAAAAAAGATCGCCCAGACCTAGTACTAGTCGGAGAGGAGCTAAGTCTCGTCTCCATTAGCATAGACGGTGAGACACTAAGCTCTGAAAAGTTTTCTGTGGACGATAAAACGCTCACCATCGAGAACCCCAGCGATGAGTTTATTTTAGAAATTACCAACCGCATTAACCCCTCTAAAAACACCGCCCTTAGTGGTTTGTACGAATCCAACACTATGCTCTGCACACAATGTGAGGCGGAAGGCTTTAGGCGCATCACGTGGTTTTTAGACCGGCCCGACGTGATGTCTATTTTTACCGTCACAATCGTTGCAGATAAAGATAATTACCCGATTTTATTATCGAACGGTAATTGCTCTGGTCGTTCAAATGCAGGCGAATTAGAGAATAATAAACACTGGACTAGCTGGCACGACCCCTTCCCAAAACCGTGCTATTTATTTGCCTTAGTTGCTGGTGATTTAGCGTGTTTGAGCGACACCTTCACCACTTGTTCAGGGCGCGATATAGCTTTGGAAGTATATGTAGAAGAACATGATTTAGATAAAACTCAACACGCCATGCAATCCCTTAAAAACGCCATGCGCTGGGACGAAGAAGCCTTTGGACGCGAATACGACCTTGATTTATACATGATCGTCGCCGTTAGCCACTTCAATATGGGGGCAATGGAAAACAAAGGGCTCAATGTGTTCAATACCAAGTATGTATTGGCCAGTGAAAAAACCGCAACTGACAGCGATTTTGAAAATATCGAAGCGGTCATTGGACACGAATACTTCCATAATTGGTCTGGCAACCGCGTAACGTGTCGCGACTGGTTTCAACTCAGTTTGAAAGAAGGCTTTACCGTCTTTCGAGATCAGCAATTTACCGCTCACCAAACATCCGATGCAGTTAAGCGTATTAAAGACGTCAATATGCTTCGTACGCACCAATTCGCAGAAGATGCCAGCCCGTTATCGCACCCTATTCGTCCCGAATCTTTCGTTGAAATAAATAATTTTTACACCCTAACCATCTACGAAAAAGGTGCCGAAGTTGTGCGGATGCTTCACACCCTGTTAGGCGAAAGCGGCTTTAGAAAAGGTTGCGACTTATATTTTCAGCGACACGATGGAGAAGCGGTCACCACCGAGGATTTTATTGCCGCGCTCGAAGATGCGAATGACATCAACTTCAGCCAATTTAAAAACTGGTATGGTCAGGCAGGCACGCCTGTTGTCGCCGTATCCACGACATACGATCAGGATAAAAAGACTTACACGCTTAGCTTTACTCAACGCGACACAACGACCGCAGGACAACCGATAAAAGAGGCCTTCCACATACCTATCAGTATTGGCTTGATCAATAACAACGGCGAAGAATTGGATTTAGGTCATGGACAAACATCTAACGTCCTTGAACTAACCGAGTCAAAACAAAGCTTCACCTTCAGCAATATCAGCACAGAACCTACAGCCTCTATTTTACGCGGTTTTTCAGCGCCGATAAAACTACAACAAACCCTTTCTATTGAGCAGAAAATTCATTTATTCCAACATGATAGCGACCCATTTAACCGCTGGGAAGCGGGGCAAAACTGTTTAAGCCACTTTATTTTTAATACCGTCGATGCGATACAACAAAAGCAGCCTTCGCCAGCATTACCCGACGCGTTAATTAACGCGTTCCGCACTATTTTGCAGCAGCCATTGGCTGACTTAGCCTACCAAACTTTGCTATTAAGCCTGCCCGCTAAAGCTTATCTCGCTGAACAAATGGAGGTCATCGACATCGATGCCCTATACCAAGCACACCACATCGTGAAACAAGCACTAGCATCCTCACTAGAGGATTTATGGCTAAGCCATTACCACGATAACCACCGAGTTGTCGCCGGTAACGACCCGCAAAGCATTGCTCAGCGTTCATTCAAAAATTTATGTTTAGATTACTTGATGGCACTCGATAATGACGGTAGCAGAGCAATCTGTATCAAGCAATTTGAAAGTGCTCAAAACATGACCGATCAAATCGCTGCTCTTGGGCAATTAAGCCACCTCGAAACGTCTAAAAACATAGCCTATTTCAATGCGTTCTATCAACAATGGACAAATGAAGACTTGGTCATCGACAAATGGTTCGCCTTGCAAGCTTGTTCTGAAAAAATGGATGCTTTAGAGGGTATTAAGAAACTGCTAGATCACCCCCTCTTTGACATGAAAACACCCAACCGTGTTCGCAGCCTTATTGGTGCTTTTGCCTCAGCAAACCCCTTGCACTTTAACGCCAAAGATGGCTCTGGTTATAAATTCATAGCGGATAACATCATTACTCTTGATGCGATTAATCCACAAATTGCAGCCCGTTTAGCCAACTCACTGAGTCGTTGGAAAAAGTTTGATATCGCTCGCCAACAGCTTATCAAAGCCCAACTGTCACGCATACAATCACACCGGCCCTTATCAAACGATGTATTAGAAATTGTAACGCGCAGCATAAACGCTTAG
- a CDS encoding methylated-DNA--[protein]-cysteine S-methyltransferase, with amino-acid sequence MTVTDKKILIQHYKSPVGELLIGAFENQLCLCDWQYRRMRTTIDKRLQSALNATYIEKRCQVTDNTVEQLNNYFCKKRQQFDLPLLMLGTDFQQQVWNALLNIPYGANISYQTLANNINNKKAVRAVASANGANAISIIIPCHRVVASNGELTGYAGGLNAKKRLLALEQG; translated from the coding sequence ATGACGGTAACAGACAAAAAAATTCTGATTCAACATTACAAAAGCCCCGTCGGTGAACTGCTGATCGGTGCATTTGAAAATCAACTTTGTTTATGTGATTGGCAATACCGTCGCATGCGAACAACGATTGATAAGCGTCTACAAAGCGCTTTAAACGCTACATACATCGAAAAGCGTTGCCAAGTCACCGACAATACTGTGGAACAACTCAATAATTACTTCTGTAAAAAGCGTCAACAATTTGATCTGCCTTTATTGATGTTAGGAACTGATTTCCAGCAACAGGTTTGGAATGCACTACTCAACATTCCATATGGCGCCAACATCTCTTATCAAACCTTAGCCAACAACATAAATAATAAAAAAGCTGTACGCGCTGTTGCTAGCGCTAACGGCGCTAACGCCATCAGTATTATCATTCCTTGCCATCGAGTCGTCGCGAGCAATGGTGAATTAACCGGCTACGCAGGTGGGTTAAATGCTAAAAAACGCTTACTTGCACTAGAACAAGGCTAA